A genomic region of Anaerohalosphaeraceae bacterium contains the following coding sequences:
- the glgP gene encoding alpha-glucan family phosphorylase has protein sequence MIQDRKIAYFSMEIGIEEAMPTYSGGLGVLAGDTILAAADAEVPMAAVSLVHRKGYFFQKLTEDGRQIEEPVIWNVEDFLEEMPPRVSVVIEGRTVQIRCWKYQARGISGYIVPVYFLDTDLEANAPQDRELTDYLYGKDKRYRLCQEIVLGIGGVRMLRALGYEQLERFHMNEGHASLLTLELLEEQKRKRNGQTISEEDIAAVRRQCVFTTHTPVAAGHDQFPMDLVRQVLGQQEAFSLNNVFCCGDMLNMTYLALNLSHYVNGVAKKHGEVSRHMFGGYEIDAITNGVHAARWTSEPFAELFDKYIPGWREDNFSLRYALSVPSEEAWEAHLQNKRRLVSFVNRETNAGMDAETLTLGFARRATSYKRADLIFSDQHRLKSLCRKGGRLQIIFAGKAHPNDFEGKELIRRIFAARGELMPEVRTAYLSNYDMAMGRLITSGVDVWLNTPQPPLEASGTSGMKAALNGVPSLSVLDGWWIEGCIEGVTGWAIGENHRQAEVPGDRQKDAESLYEKLEKVLYVYYKTPLQFRKVMLHAIALNGSFFNTQRMMQQYVLKAYFS, from the coding sequence TTGATTCAGGACCGAAAGATTGCCTATTTTTCCATGGAAATCGGGATTGAAGAAGCGATGCCGACTTACAGCGGCGGCTTAGGCGTGCTGGCCGGAGATACCATCCTGGCGGCGGCGGATGCCGAAGTGCCGATGGCGGCGGTTTCCCTGGTACACCGAAAGGGCTATTTTTTCCAAAAATTGACGGAGGACGGCCGGCAGATTGAGGAACCGGTCATTTGGAACGTCGAGGATTTTTTGGAAGAGATGCCGCCCCGAGTGAGTGTGGTGATTGAAGGGCGAACGGTTCAGATTCGCTGCTGGAAATATCAAGCCAGGGGAATCAGCGGGTATATTGTGCCGGTTTATTTCCTGGATACCGATTTGGAAGCCAACGCGCCGCAGGACCGGGAGCTGACGGATTATCTGTACGGGAAAGACAAGCGGTATCGGCTTTGTCAGGAGATTGTGCTGGGCATCGGAGGGGTGCGGATGCTGCGGGCTCTCGGGTATGAGCAGCTCGAGCGTTTCCATATGAATGAAGGACATGCCAGTCTTTTAACGCTGGAGCTGCTGGAGGAGCAGAAGCGGAAACGGAACGGACAGACAATCAGCGAGGAAGATATTGCCGCCGTGCGTCGGCAGTGTGTGTTTACGACGCACACGCCGGTGGCGGCCGGGCACGACCAGTTCCCGATGGATTTGGTCCGGCAGGTGCTCGGTCAGCAGGAAGCGTTTTCGCTGAACAATGTTTTCTGCTGCGGGGATATGCTGAATATGACGTATCTGGCGCTGAATCTGAGCCATTATGTCAACGGCGTGGCCAAAAAGCACGGGGAGGTCTCTCGCCATATGTTTGGGGGGTATGAGATTGATGCGATTACCAACGGGGTTCATGCGGCTCGGTGGACTTCGGAGCCGTTTGCAGAATTGTTCGATAAATACATTCCGGGCTGGCGGGAAGACAATTTCAGCCTGAGGTATGCGTTGAGTGTTCCTTCGGAGGAGGCATGGGAAGCGCATCTTCAGAACAAACGGCGGCTGGTGTCTTTTGTGAATCGGGAAACCAATGCCGGCATGGATGCGGAAACGCTGACGCTGGGGTTTGCGCGGCGGGCAACCAGTTATAAGCGTGCGGATTTGATTTTCAGCGATCAGCACCGGCTGAAATCGCTGTGCCGCAAGGGCGGACGGCTGCAAATCATTTTTGCCGGCAAGGCCCACCCGAATGATTTTGAGGGCAAGGAGCTGATTCGCCGGATTTTTGCCGCCCGCGGGGAGCTGATGCCGGAAGTGCGGACGGCGTATCTGTCCAATTACGATATGGCCATGGGGCGGCTGATTACATCAGGAGTGGATGTCTGGCTGAACACGCCCCAGCCGCCGCTGGAGGCCTCGGGCACCAGCGGAATGAAGGCCGCCTTAAACGGAGTGCCTTCTTTGAGTGTGCTGGACGGGTGGTGGATTGAAGGATGTATTGAAGGGGTGACGGGCTGGGCAATCGGGGAGAATCATCGGCAGGCTGAAGTGCCGGGGGACCGTCAAAAAGATGCAGAATCACTTTATGAAAAACTGGAGAAAGTCTTGTATGTTTATTACAAAACGCCGCTTCAGTTCCGCAAGGTGATGCTGCACGCCATCGCCCTGAATGGGTCGTTCTTTAATACCCAGCGGATGATGCAGCAGTATGTCCTGAAGGCCTATTTCAGCTGA
- the pyrR gene encoding bifunctional pyr operon transcriptional regulator/uracil phosphoribosyltransferase PyrR, whose protein sequence is MKVLLNETQINEILDALSQDIISDLGTDNNLVIIGIRSRGEILAQRLQNRLSERLGKEIPRGTLDITLYRDDIHDPQKAVSSQVRTTEIPFDIHQTTILLVDDVLHTGRSVRAAMDALTDLGRPKAIRLAVLIDRGIRELPIRADYIGFRAEVSPQERVRVLLKETDQIEQVIVE, encoded by the coding sequence ATGAAAGTACTGCTGAACGAAACCCAGATAAACGAAATACTGGATGCCCTCAGTCAAGATATTATCTCTGACCTCGGCACCGATAACAATCTGGTCATCATCGGCATTCGAAGCCGCGGAGAAATCCTCGCTCAGCGTCTTCAGAATCGCTTAAGCGAGCGGCTCGGCAAGGAAATCCCCCGCGGAACACTGGATATCACCCTTTACCGGGATGACATTCACGACCCTCAGAAGGCCGTTTCTTCGCAGGTTCGGACCACAGAAATTCCCTTTGACATCCACCAGACGACCATTCTTCTGGTGGATGATGTTCTTCATACCGGACGTTCCGTTCGGGCAGCAATGGATGCGCTGACGGATTTGGGCCGCCCCAAGGCCATTCGGCTGGCGGTTCTGATTGACCGCGGCATTCGGGAACTGCCGATTCGGGCTGATTACATCGGCTTTCGCGCGGAGGTCAGCCCGCAGGAACGGGTTCGAGTTCTCTTAAAAGAAACCGATCAAATTGAGCAGGTAATAGTCGAGTAA
- the speB gene encoding agmatinase — protein MTNGFSFGDFESRYTDFRTAQIVILPVPYDQTSTWIKGADKGPEAILKASKNLEFYDILTDSEVFRKGIATDAPVQGCPTPDEMVEQVRRRMLGYFQKSKFPVLLGGEHSVSIGAFQAAAQSFSNLTVLQLDAHADTREEYEGSIYNHACVMARARQLCPIVQAGIRSMDSCEKPALDKTRVFFAHQIAADPQRRWMDALLSLLTENVYLTIDLDVFDPSLMPATGTPEPGGLGWYEVISLIEQLCENRNVIGMDVVELCPRDHLWACEFLAAKLIYQTLSFRFRD, from the coding sequence ATGACAAATGGTTTCTCCTTTGGTGATTTTGAATCGCGCTATACCGATTTCCGGACCGCCCAAATCGTCATTCTGCCGGTTCCTTATGACCAGACAAGTACCTGGATAAAGGGGGCTGACAAAGGACCTGAAGCGATATTGAAAGCGTCAAAAAATCTGGAGTTTTATGACATCCTGACCGACTCGGAGGTCTTTCGCAAAGGTATCGCCACGGATGCCCCTGTTCAGGGTTGTCCCACTCCCGATGAAATGGTCGAACAGGTTCGCCGAAGAATGCTCGGATATTTTCAAAAAAGCAAATTCCCGGTTCTTTTGGGCGGGGAACATTCCGTCAGCATCGGGGCCTTTCAGGCCGCCGCTCAATCGTTCTCCAATCTGACCGTTCTGCAGCTGGATGCCCACGCCGACACCCGCGAAGAATACGAAGGGTCTATCTACAATCACGCCTGTGTCATGGCTCGAGCCAGGCAGCTTTGCCCCATCGTTCAGGCAGGCATCCGGAGCATGGACTCATGTGAAAAACCGGCTTTGGACAAAACCAGAGTCTTCTTTGCTCATCAAATCGCGGCCGACCCCCAGCGGCGCTGGATGGACGCCCTGCTTTCTTTGCTGACGGAGAATGTCTATCTGACCATCGACCTGGATGTCTTTGACCCGTCCCTGATGCCCGCTACCGGCACTCCCGAACCCGGCGGATTGGGATGGTACGAGGTCATTTCATTAATCGAACAGCTCTGCGAAAACCGGAATGTAATCGGGATGGATGTCGTTGAGCTTTGTCCGCGAGACCATCTATGGGCTTGCGAGTTTCTGGCCGCCAAGCTGATTTATCAAACGCTCAGCTTCCGCTTTAGGGATTAG
- a CDS encoding S8 family serine peptidase, which yields MSLCILFILGWFFSAYASEGLSSVSLQPISLSSCGIRQLQEAEPNLTGLDVTLAAVCRSMMYVNGLPQDDYRLNMAHASLRGGRVFFEDGSDGLYGLSPHETAVGGILIGLDFQGTHPLTGPFVYKGVCPDATVEVFEFWRFVSLTVFGGKPFSADVLTLSLGDFYEDWWTRGIERLAHKTGVLVVASAGNGLRVSDRILYPAGGANVLAVGVVPSQVEPDGTPSLRFFSMPHRQVSSFGPTADGRSKPDLVAPGRALVPSAYDALTYEIAGDYSSLATPLVSGAAALLVQKISQTPALAERIRPETRNCVLRAVFMTSAQKLPWWHKGRPGREDDVVVPLDWLQGAGLLDAKEAYALLTEGARPEEGGLKGWDNPILDADRPEAVYSISVPAGQDIFLTATAVWNRAFEDRFPFRPLPEEDGDLRLELWRIDPNQAEKSLVDACDSPVDTVEHLYVRLPEEAASYELVVRFSQPQAAQKSTGRPVALAWSIGPDRSKENPWWYDLNEDGQIDQTDKLIYQVFENGRSDILSEPSLSETLRLSPERIELLERQWTDWHSYLSLWTAGEEEPAASNP from the coding sequence ATGAGTTTGTGCATCCTCTTTATATTGGGGTGGTTTTTTTCAGCGTATGCGTCGGAAGGATTGTCAAGTGTTTCTCTCCAGCCGATCTCGCTGTCTTCCTGCGGAATCCGCCAGCTGCAGGAGGCCGAGCCGAATCTGACAGGGTTGGATGTCACCCTTGCCGCAGTCTGTCGGTCTATGATGTATGTGAACGGACTGCCCCAGGATGATTATCGATTGAATATGGCGCATGCGAGTCTGCGCGGGGGCCGTGTCTTTTTTGAAGACGGCTCGGATGGATTGTACGGTCTTTCGCCGCACGAAACGGCTGTCGGCGGGATTTTAATCGGTCTGGATTTTCAGGGAACTCATCCTCTGACGGGTCCTTTTGTTTACAAAGGCGTCTGTCCGGATGCGACGGTGGAGGTTTTTGAGTTTTGGCGGTTTGTGAGCTTAACGGTCTTCGGCGGCAAACCGTTTTCGGCCGATGTGCTCACGCTCAGTTTGGGGGATTTTTACGAAGATTGGTGGACGCGGGGGATTGAGCGGCTGGCCCATAAGACGGGGGTATTGGTAGTGGCTTCGGCGGGAAACGGTCTTCGGGTTTCCGACCGGATTTTGTATCCGGCAGGCGGGGCGAATGTTCTGGCGGTGGGGGTCGTTCCATCCCAGGTCGAGCCGGACGGCACACCGAGTTTGCGGTTTTTCTCAATGCCGCATCGGCAGGTTTCCAGTTTCGGCCCCACGGCGGACGGCCGCAGCAAGCCGGACCTTGTGGCGCCGGGGCGAGCCCTCGTGCCGTCCGCATATGATGCCTTAACCTACGAAATCGCCGGCGATTACTCCAGTCTGGCCACCCCGCTGGTTTCCGGGGCGGCGGCCCTGCTGGTCCAGAAAATTTCTCAAACTCCGGCACTGGCGGAACGAATCCGCCCGGAAACCCGCAACTGCGTTCTGCGGGCAGTTTTCATGACCTCAGCGCAAAAACTGCCGTGGTGGCATAAGGGACGGCCCGGGCGGGAAGATGATGTTGTTGTGCCGCTGGATTGGCTGCAGGGAGCCGGCCTTTTGGATGCCAAAGAGGCCTATGCACTTTTAACGGAAGGCGCCCGTCCGGAAGAGGGGGGCTTGAAGGGCTGGGACAATCCGATTTTGGATGCGGACCGTCCGGAGGCGGTTTATTCGATTTCCGTTCCAGCGGGACAGGATATTTTCTTGACCGCCACGGCCGTTTGGAATCGTGCTTTTGAGGACCGGTTTCCGTTTCGGCCTTTGCCGGAAGAGGATGGGGATTTGCGGCTGGAGTTGTGGAGGATTGACCCGAATCAGGCGGAGAAGAGTTTGGTGGATGCCTGCGACAGTCCGGTAGATACAGTTGAACATCTGTATGTCCGTCTTCCGGAGGAAGCGGCTTCGTATGAATTGGTTGTCCGATTTAGTCAGCCGCAGGCCGCACAGAAGAGTACCGGACGTCCGGTTGCTCTGGCTTGGTCTATTGGGCCGGACCGTTCGAAGGAGAATCCGTGGTGGTATGATTTAAATGAAGACGGTCAGATTGACCAGACGGATAAACTGATTTATCAGGTTTTTGAGAACGGACGGTCGGATATCCTCTCAGAACCTTCTTTGTCGGAAACTCTTCGGCTCAGTCCGGAGCGAATCGAACTGCTTGAGCGGCAGTGGACGGATTGGCATTCGTATTTGAGTTTATGGACTGCCGGAGAAGAAGAGCCGGCGGCGTCTAATCCCTAA
- a CDS encoding aspartate carbamoyltransferase catalytic subunit has product MTQTTKTDFQWRRKHLIGLRELSRKEIEFILDTARGFEEFSTRSIKKAPALRGKVVVNMFFEDSTRTRNSFTLAASRLSADVIEFTKTSSSVNKGETLIDTARNLEAMGVDIVVIRHGAGGAAHLLSRSIKACVINAGDGFHEHPTQALLDAYTIRQIKGTLEGLKIGIVGDIAHSRVARSNIHALTKLGAEVILVGPPTLMPAQVQNLPVQVSYSLDAVIDKLDVINMLRIQFERLGGNLFPTVREYSHFYGLTVERLKKAKPDILVMHPGPLNRGLEIESEVADGPNSVILRQVSNGLAIRMAVLFLVNQAAVLEAKDSLP; this is encoded by the coding sequence GTGACGCAGACAACGAAAACGGACTTTCAGTGGCGGCGAAAGCACCTCATCGGCTTGCGGGAGCTCAGCCGAAAAGAAATCGAATTTATCCTGGATACCGCCCGCGGTTTTGAAGAATTCAGCACCCGCTCCATCAAAAAAGCCCCGGCTCTGCGCGGCAAAGTCGTGGTCAACATGTTTTTCGAAGACAGCACGCGTACTCGAAACAGTTTTACCCTCGCCGCCAGCCGGCTCAGCGCTGACGTGATCGAATTCACCAAGACCTCCAGTTCCGTCAACAAAGGCGAAACCCTGATTGACACCGCCCGCAATCTGGAGGCCATGGGGGTTGATATTGTGGTCATTCGGCACGGTGCAGGCGGTGCAGCGCATCTGCTCAGCCGCTCGATTAAGGCCTGTGTCATCAACGCCGGCGACGGATTCCACGAACATCCGACCCAGGCCCTGCTGGATGCCTATACCATCCGCCAAATCAAAGGAACCCTCGAAGGCCTGAAAATCGGGATTGTCGGCGATATTGCTCATTCCCGGGTCGCCCGCAGCAATATCCATGCCCTGACGAAACTGGGAGCGGAGGTCATTCTGGTCGGCCCTCCGACCCTGATGCCCGCTCAGGTGCAGAATCTGCCCGTTCAGGTCTCCTACAGTCTGGACGCCGTCATCGACAAGCTTGATGTCATCAACATGCTCCGCATCCAGTTCGAGAGGCTCGGCGGAAATCTCTTTCCCACCGTGCGGGAATATTCCCACTTTTACGGCCTGACCGTTGAGCGGCTCAAAAAAGCCAAACCGGATATCCTGGTCATGCATCCGGGCCCTCTCAACCGCGGGCTGGAAATCGAATCGGAAGTAGCCGACGGCCCCAACAGCGTCATTCTGCGTCAGGTCTCCAACGGTCTGGCGATTCGAATGGCCGTGCTGTTCCTGGTCAACCAGGCGGCCGTCCTCGAAGCAAAGGATTCTCTGCCATGA
- a CDS encoding NYN domain-containing protein, which translates to MPLLIDGYNLLRVIQRQETMAGLDEAGLIRILTEYLRRTRNRGQIIFDGIGPPDKTGLAGFSNIEVLFSGSFRDADTLIEEKIQTCTAPRSLVVISSDLRLVAAAKRRKAAAVRSETFWDMVGKLLEKEPPRPEPKEKRQGISRAETQQWLDLFNLDS; encoded by the coding sequence TTGCCCCTGCTGATTGACGGCTACAACCTGCTGCGGGTCATTCAGCGTCAGGAAACGATGGCGGGTCTGGACGAAGCCGGTCTGATTCGCATCCTGACCGAATACCTCCGCCGCACCCGCAATCGCGGTCAGATTATTTTCGACGGCATCGGTCCTCCGGACAAAACAGGACTGGCCGGCTTCAGCAATATTGAGGTGCTCTTCTCCGGCTCCTTTCGGGACGCCGACACCCTCATCGAAGAAAAAATCCAGACCTGCACGGCCCCCCGCTCACTGGTCGTCATCAGCAGCGACCTTCGTTTGGTGGCTGCGGCAAAACGCCGAAAAGCCGCCGCGGTCCGCTCGGAAACATTTTGGGATATGGTCGGCAAACTTCTCGAGAAAGAACCGCCCCGCCCCGAACCCAAAGAAAAACGGCAGGGTATCAGCCGGGCCGAAACCCAGCAGTGGCTCGATTTGTTCAACCTCGATTCGTAA
- a CDS encoding arginine decarboxylase, pyruvoyl-dependent — protein sequence MLNLVPSRMFLTKGVGRHKYRLKSFEEALRDAGVAQQNLVQVSSILPPYCRIISRNEGLKLLVPGAISFCVLARCDTNEHGRLIASSVGVAVPKQKSNWGYLSEVHGHGMNKREAEDMAEDLAAGMLGTTLGYEVDPDKAWSEKEQAYKSSGLFIKTTNITQTARGVKDLWTTTVAIAVFLFD from the coding sequence ATGCTCAATCTTGTACCGTCGCGGATGTTTTTAACAAAAGGGGTCGGCCGGCACAAATACCGCCTGAAATCCTTTGAAGAAGCCCTTCGGGATGCAGGCGTAGCTCAGCAGAACCTCGTGCAGGTTTCCTCGATTTTGCCTCCCTACTGCCGGATTATCAGCCGAAACGAAGGGCTCAAACTCCTCGTCCCCGGAGCCATCAGCTTCTGCGTCCTGGCTCGCTGCGATACCAATGAGCACGGCCGACTGATTGCCTCCTCCGTCGGCGTCGCCGTCCCCAAGCAAAAGAGCAACTGGGGCTACTTAAGCGAAGTGCACGGCCACGGAATGAACAAACGCGAAGCGGAAGATATGGCCGAAGACCTGGCAGCCGGCATGCTCGGAACCACGCTCGGTTATGAAGTCGATCCCGACAAGGCCTGGTCAGAAAAAGAGCAAGCCTACAAATCCAGCGGCCTGTTCATTAAAACAACCAATATCACGCAGACCGCCCGGGGTGTCAAAGACCTTTGGACAACTACGGTCGCCATCGCGGTCTTTCTTTTCGACTAA
- a CDS encoding winged helix-turn-helix domain-containing protein — MLDKIGSAAGQIWKMLAAAKAPVNITDIPKRTKLPAQIAFQGLGWLAREGKLEYQQKGRSIYVALCSAEYVS, encoded by the coding sequence ATGCTGGATAAAATCGGTTCTGCCGCCGGACAAATCTGGAAAATGCTCGCCGCCGCCAAGGCCCCTGTCAATATCACAGATATTCCCAAGCGGACCAAGCTGCCTGCGCAGATTGCCTTTCAGGGACTCGGCTGGCTGGCTCGAGAAGGAAAACTCGAATACCAGCAAAAGGGACGCTCCATCTATGTCGCCCTTTGCTCGGCAGAATACGTCAGCTGA
- a CDS encoding dihydroorotase: MKETAPSILIRNGRLIDPANGVDQTADLLVADGKVSQIGRLPAKADIIIDASGKIVSPGLIDLHVHFREPGDEEEETIASGSAAAVAGGFTSVVCMPNTSPPIDNATSVEFVHRMGRQARKTFIYVMGTLTKGRAGEELSEMGLMAQAGAIGFTDDGSGVQNTAVMLRALKYASMFNRVVAQHCQDDSLARGGVMNAGYNATLLGLPGMDPLAEEMMLWRDIQLVKKTKTRYHAQHISTAGSVQLIRQAKQEGLPVTCEVTPHHLLLTEELLKDYDTNYKVNPPLRTLADVEALRRAIQEGLVDALATDHAPHLKSEKELEFLAAPFGIASLECALPLYRKALIDPGVIDWPQLLAMLTYRPARILNISKGTLGVGDRADITIIDPDAEWTIDPNRFFSKSHNCPYAGWTVKGKVLYTIVAGEIRYCAEGYAPCPC, translated from the coding sequence ATGAAAGAAACCGCACCTTCCATTCTGATTCGAAACGGACGCCTCATTGACCCGGCCAACGGCGTGGATCAAACCGCCGACCTGCTTGTCGCCGACGGCAAAGTCAGTCAAATCGGACGCCTTCCCGCCAAAGCCGACATTATCATTGATGCCTCCGGCAAAATAGTCTCCCCCGGTCTGATTGACCTGCACGTGCACTTTCGCGAACCGGGCGACGAGGAAGAAGAAACCATCGCCTCCGGCTCCGCCGCCGCCGTAGCAGGCGGATTTACCTCCGTCGTCTGCATGCCCAACACCAGTCCTCCTATCGACAATGCCACCAGCGTTGAGTTTGTTCATCGAATGGGACGACAGGCCCGAAAAACCTTCATCTATGTAATGGGCACACTCACCAAAGGTCGAGCCGGAGAGGAATTGTCCGAAATGGGGCTGATGGCCCAGGCCGGTGCCATCGGCTTCACCGACGACGGCAGCGGGGTTCAAAATACGGCCGTGATGCTCCGGGCCCTCAAATATGCCTCGATGTTCAACCGGGTGGTGGCCCAGCATTGCCAGGATGATTCTCTCGCCCGGGGAGGCGTAATGAATGCCGGCTACAATGCCACTCTGCTCGGACTTCCGGGGATGGACCCGCTGGCTGAAGAAATGATGCTCTGGCGGGATATTCAGCTGGTCAAAAAAACCAAGACCCGCTATCACGCCCAGCACATCTCCACCGCCGGCTCCGTGCAGCTGATTCGTCAGGCCAAACAGGAAGGCCTGCCCGTTACCTGCGAGGTGACACCGCATCATCTGCTGCTGACGGAAGAGCTCCTGAAAGACTATGATACAAACTATAAAGTCAATCCGCCGCTGAGAACCCTGGCCGATGTGGAAGCTCTGCGCAGAGCCATTCAGGAGGGGCTCGTTGACGCACTGGCTACAGACCATGCCCCCCATCTGAAAAGCGAAAAGGAACTCGAATTTCTGGCGGCACCTTTCGGCATCGCCTCGCTCGAGTGCGCCCTGCCTTTGTACCGCAAGGCCCTCATCGACCCGGGTGTCATTGACTGGCCCCAGCTGCTGGCCATGCTCACCTATCGGCCCGCTCGAATTCTGAACATCAGCAAAGGCACCCTCGGTGTCGGCGACCGGGCGGATATTACCATCATTGACCCGGATGCCGAATGGACGATTGACCCCAACCGTTTCTTCTCCAAAAGCCACAACTGTCCCTATGCCGGCTGGACAGTGAAAGGCAAAGTACTCTATACCATCGTAGCCGGCGAAATCCGCTATTGTGCCGAAGGATATGCCCCTTGCCCCTGCTGA